TGACGCCGCGCGTACGGGTCCGCCGTTGAGGCGCGCCAGGTGTTCGAGGACCCGCACGCAGGTGGTGCCCACCGCGATCACGCGCCCCCCGGTCTCGCGCGTGCGGCGCCACGCTTCAGCGGTTTCGGCGGACACGGTGAAACGCTCCTCGTGCATCACATGGTCGGCAATCCGCCCGGTCTTCACCGGCGCGAACGTGCCATGCCCGACGTGGAGCGTCAGTGGGGCGATGGTCACGCCCCGGCCGCGGATGCGGTCGAGCAGCGCCGGCGTGAAGTGCAGCCCTGCGGTTGGTGCCGCCACCGAGCCGTCGTGGCGCGCATAAACCGTCTGGTAACGCGTCCGATCCTCCGGGTCGTTGCCGGGACGGCCGCCGTGGAGATATGGGGGCAGGGGCACCTCGCCGTGGGTCTCCAGCGCGGCCCTGAGGTCCTCAACGCCCTCAAACCGGAGCCGGCACCAGCCTTCGGGGTTCTTGGCCTCCACGGTGGCCGCCAGCGGCGAGGGGGCACCGTCAGCGCTCCGGAAGCGGAGCCGGCTTCCGGGTCGGACGCGCTTCCCCGGCCGGAGCATCACCCACCAGTCCCCGGGGCCGTTCTCCTCGAGCAGCAGCACCTCGAACTTCCCGCCGCCCGGTTCCCGCTGCCCACGCAATCGCGCCGGGACAACACGGGAATCGTTGAGCACCAGCAGGTCGCCCGCCCGCAGCAACGCGGGCAGTTCGGCGAAGACCCGGTGCTGCAACGGACCGCCATCGCGGGGCAGCACCATCAGTCGCGACTGGTCCCGCTCCGGCGCGGGACGCCGCGCGATCAGGTCCGGCGGCAGTTCGAAATGGAAATCGCTGGTGAACACGGGAGGAGAGCAGCCGTTGGTGCGAATCCTGACGCGGGTCGGGGTGCCGGTGCGGGTCACGGACGCGTCCGCGGGTGCCGCCGCGGAGGATCGGACCGTGATGGGAACGTGGAACCGCAGTCCCAGGGAGGCGCGGCCGCGGGAAATGGCGATCCGCAAGTCATCGGGTGCCCGACAGTTCCAGCACGCGCGCAAATTCCGCTGCCGTCAACGGGGTCACGCTGAGGCGGGATTGGCGGAGCAGTGCCATGGAGCGGGTGATGGGATCCGCCTTGAGCTGGTCCAGCGGGACGGGGGTCGTGAGGGCCTTGACGGGAACGAGGTCCACGCAGGACCAGTCTTCTCCGGGAGCCGTCGGGTCCGGATACGCCCCGCGCTCGACCCGGGCGATGCCCACCACGGATTTCCCGGTGACGCTGTGGTAGTAGAGCACCGCATCCCCGCGGGCCATCGCCCGCAGATTGTTTCGGGCCTGGAAATTGCGGACGCCGGTCCAGGCGGTGCGACCCTCCGCGACGAATCGGGACCACGGATAGGCCGCGGGCTCCTGCTTCACCAGCCAGTACTGTTTCGCCATGCCTTGAGCGCTGCCGAAAACGGGCGGAAGGCCAAGCCGGAAGTTCGTTCCGCGGCCGGAATTCGGCGGACGGAAGGTCTGCGGACGGCCGCATTCGGGAGCGCCGCGGCCGGGGGCGTCATTCGCGGAACACGCTTTGGAGGATCACCCCTTTAATTTTCCACAGCAGGGTCATGGTGAGGGCGACCGGCAGCAGCAGCACCATGATCAGCAGCCAGGGTCGGGTGGATTCGAGGATCCAGCGCAACAGCACGGCCCACGAGGCAGTGGGGGGGTGGAGCCGCAGCGTGAGCCAGACGACGACGCCGGCGCCAAGCGCGAGCAGGAAGGTGGTGTTCAGGGTCGTGAAGAATCGCGTCTCCGCCCGCAGGGTTTCATCCGGAAGCATGGCGGCCAGTCGGCGCAGCGCGTCATTCAGGGACACCAGAAATGCCAGTCCGGCGAACACGAGGAGCACCATGCCGTTGGCGAAGAACCGTTCGTCGGGCGCGCGGCTCCACCAGACCGGCATCGGCGACAGGGCGAGAAGCATCAGGGCCAGGAGCAACGTCCGGTGCAGTGCCTGCCTCCAGACGCGCTCCCGGGGATGAAAATGCCGCAATTCGGACACACCGAGCACCAGGGAGGCGGCCGCCACAATGGTTGGGGCGAAGCCGAAATGCCGCCAGGCCATGTCGAGGGCGAGCGCGATGTCCGAGAGCAGGACCCCGGGCACCGCCCAAAACAGCACCAGAAGCCCGCGGACCACCCGGGCCAGTGTGGGGATGACAGGACCGCCCGGCGTGGTGCGGATGCCGATCAAGGGATGGACAGGTAGGTGTAGTCCTTGAGCCCGCGCTCGTACTCGTCGAGCAGGCGCATGCCCTCGTTGGGCTTGAGGCGGTCGGAGCGGATGGCGGCGTCCACCTGGGCCTTCATCTGCCGCTTCAGCTCGCCCTCATCGTATTGCACCGCGCGGAGCGACTCGATGATGGTGTTGCCCTCGATGACCTCCTCCACGTAGTAGCCTGCCGGCTCGTCGGGCTCGAGGAACACGTGGACCTCGTTCACGCGCCCGAACAGGTTGTGGAGATCGCCCATGATGTCCTGATAGGCCCCCATCAGGAAGAACCCGAGCGGGTACGGCTCCTGGGTCTCCGCCTGGTGGCGCAACTCGTGGAGCGGCAGCGTGTCGCGCACGTCCCGCAGGTCCACGAACTTGTTGACCTGACCGTCGGAGTCGCAGGTGATGTCCACCAGCGTGCCTTCGCAGGTGGGCCGTTCCTGGAGGCGGCTCACCGGCATGATGGGAAAGAGCTGGCCGAGCGCCCAATGGTCGAGCAGGGACTGGAAGACGCTGAAGTTGCAGAGGTACTGCTGGCCCAGGGAGTCCTCGAGCCGGCGGATTTCCTCCGGCACGTAGGCCTGACCCTTGAAGCTGGCCACGACCTGCTCACAGATCTCCCAGTACAACGATTCGATCTTCGCCTTGTCGGCCAGTTCGAGCACGCCAAGGGTGAACATCTGGTGGGCGTCCTCCTTGCGCTCCAGGGCGTCGTGAAACGCCTCGAGCTTGTTCCATCGGGCGAGGTTGTTCCGCATGTCGAGCAGCTCCCGGACGATCTGGTGCTCCTGGTCGCCGTAGGTGAAGTTCAGCGATGGGGGCGTCTTGTCTATGGCCCCGAACACCTCGACGATCAGGACGCTGTGGTGGGCGACGAGGGCGCGTCCGCTCTCGCTGACGATGTCCGGATGCGGCACCCCCTCCGCCTTGCAGACGTCGGCGGTGTAGTAGACGATGTCGTTGGTGTATTCCTGCAGCGAGTAGTTGGTGGAGCTGTCGAAGGCGCTGCGGGAGCCGTCGTAGTCCACCCCCAGGCCGCCTCCGACGTCCAGGTATGCGATCTGGAACCCCAGTTTCTGCAGTTTTGCGTAGAATCGCGCGGCCTCCTGGACCGCCTTCTTGACGGTGAGGATGTCCGGCACCTGGGAGCCGATGTGGAAATGGAGCAGGCGGAAGGCGCCGCAGAGGTTTTCCCGGCGCAGCAGGTCGGCGGCGGCCAGCAACTCGGAGGTGCTGAGTCCGAACTTGGCGTTTTCGCCCCCGCTCTCGGCCCACTTCCCGGCGCCCTTGCTGAGCAGTCGCGCCCGGATGCCGATCATCGGTTCGACGTTCATCTGGCGGGAGACGGCGATGATCTGGCGCAGTTCCTCCAGTTTCTCGACCACGAGGATCACGGACTTGCCGAGTTTGATGCCCTGGAGCGCCAGCTTGATGAACGCGGTGTCCTTGTAGCCGTTGCAGATGATCAGCGAGCCGGGCTGATCCTGAAGCGCCATGCCGGCGTACAGTTCCGGCTTGCTGCCCACTTCGAGGCCGAAGTGGTAGGGGCGGCCCGCCTCGAGGATCTCCTCCACCACCTCCCGGAGCTGGTTGACCTTGATCGGGAACACGCCCCGGTACACCCCCTTGTAGCCGAATTCCGCGATGCTGGCGCGGAAGGCTTCGTTGAGCGCCTGGACCCGGTGGCGGAGGATGTCCTGGAACCGGATCAGCAGCGGGAACTTCAGGCCCCGGGCCCTGGCCTCCTCGATGACGTCCACCAGATCCACCTCGACCCCGTTCTGGAGCGGTTTGGCCACGACGTGCCCCTCGTCGTTGATGTCGAAGTACCCGGCGCCCCAGCGATGGACGTTGTACAGGACGCGGGCGGACTCGATGGACCAGGTCTCGGGGGGAGATCCCGGGTCGGGGTGATCACTCATCGTTCTTGAGACGGACGCGCGCGACTATAGGAAGGCCCCGGGCGAATTCAACGCGCGCGTGCGTGACATTCGGAGGCGGGGTGCGGGCTCCCCACATCTGGCGAGGACGCGGCACTCGCGGAGGACGCGACCGGAGTGACAACGTGAGGGCCTGAAATCCACATCGGCCATGAAAACCACATGCCTCCCGCTCCTGCTCCTGCTCGTGTTGCCCTCCAGCGTCGCCACCCTGCCGGCGGCCGCGCTCGAAGTGTTTGCCGCCTGGGACTTCAACCAGGTCCCCGGAACCCCCGAGGATACGAATGCACCGCCGCCTTCGGTGGGCGTGGGTGCCGCCCGACCCCTTGGGGGCGTCGCGGCGGGACTGGCCGCCGGGGATCCCACCGGGAGCGGTGGGCGCGGCTGGAATCTCTCCCGATTTCCCGCGCAGGGAACCGGCCCGCTGACGGCCGGGGCCCGTTTCGCCGTGAGCACTGCCGGCTGGGAGTCGCTTCAGCTTTCCTTCCGGCACCGTTTCTCGGCCCGGGCCAGTGCCGCCGTGCAAGTCCGGGTCTCCGGGGACGGCGTGGCCTTTGTCCCCGCGCTGGCGTACACGGCGCCGGGAGCGGACCGGTGGCACCTGGTGACGGTGCCGCTGGATGCCATTCCGGTGGCGGCGGACACCGCCGGCTTCGTGGTGGAGATTGTCGCCGCCTTTGCCGCCGGCACCAACCGCTACGCCGCTGCCGGCCCGTCGAGCACCTACGCGACCTCCGGGACCTGGCGGTTTGATGACGTGGAACTGTCGGGACTTCGCACCTGGGATCCGCCCGGGGCGCCGCGGGTCGTGGTGCCGCCCACCGGTCAGTCTCTCGTCGTCGGCCAAGCGCTGCGACTTGGCGTGGGGATCTCCGGAGCGGAGCCGCTGGCGTATCAGTGGCAGTTCGACGGCGTTGATCTGCCCGGGGAGACCGGTCCAGTCCTGGAACGGGACGCCGCGGTGGCGTCCGATGCCGGCCGCTACCGGGTGGTGGTCTGGAACGGGCTCGGTGATGTAGTGAGCGACGAGGTGACGGTGTCGGTCGCCCCGCCGCCACCGCACTACGTGGTGATGGACTGTGGTGCCCTGCACGCGCGGGTGATCGGACCCGATTTTGCCTGGCCTGGCCTTGAGAAGCCGGTGCGGATCGAGGGCATCGTGACGACCCATGCCAGCCTGGCGACAGCGGAGCACCGGCTATTCTTCCTGCAGGACGCCACCGGGGGCGTGGCGGTCTGGTGGCGGGGCGCCGGTGCCGCTGGTGAGGCGTTGCCGGAGGCGGGATCCCGCGTCCGGGTGGTGGGGCCGGTCGTACAGACCGCAGGGATGCTTCGGGTGGCGCCCGAGGTGGGTAACGCGAGCCATTCCGTGACGGTGCTTGAAACGGGCCTGGCGCTCCCGGAACCGGTGGAGTTCGACTGGGATTGGGGTGAGGACCCGGTGCGACTGGAGGCGCTGGAAGGCCGGCGGGTCCGGGTGTCGGCGGTGACCCTGGATGTCCGCACACCGTTGTTTCCCGGGCGCGGCGCCAACCTCACGCTGACTTCCGTGGACACGCGCCGCACGGTGGTGCTGCGGGTCGAGGGCAATACCGCCGGTGCCTGGGTGGATCTGGCCGGACAGCCCAAGCCGGTGGGGGCCTTCACCGTCACGGGTGTCTGGGCGCAGAGCGACACTTCGCGACCGTACACCACCGGGTACCATCTGGTGCCGACACGGTTTGCCGACCTGATTCCGGATGGACGCCCGCCCGAGGTGGAATGGACGGTCCAGTTGGTGGACCTGCAGCGCCGGGGCGATGCGCAGACCAATGCGTTTTCCGAGCAGGTGCTGCGCCCGGGCGAGGGAATCCGGTTGCAGGCGACGTTTGTGGAGGATCAGGGAGCGGTGGCGCCGTCCGGGGAGGACCTGGTTCCGGAGGGAGCCGTGCTGGATTGGGGCACCCCCGAGGTTCTCGAGGATGGACGCCATCGCCTGAAGGCCGGTTTGCGGTGGACGGCGACGACGGCGCATGCGGGTCGCCTTCATCGGATTCGGATTGCGGCTGCGGGCCCGGGCGCCGTCCGACGGCTGAACGGGAGCGTGTATGTGCCGTCGGCAGCCGAGCAAGGGATCGTGATCACCGAATTCTTCGCCAATCCCCCGGTGCGGCCCGGGGCGGCCGGGTTCAATCCGCTTCATCGCGAGGAGTGGCCTCCCTCCGATGCGGCTCTCGCCGGGCGGATCGCCTCGTGGGACGAATTTGTCGAACTTGTCAACCTGGGGACCGTCCCCGTGGATCTGGGCGGCTGGACCCTTGCGGACGCCACCCGGACTCGGGCATGGATGGATCCCGGCGCCCCAACATCCCGGCTGCCCGCGGGCGCGGCGTTGGTCTGGTATGGGGGGCCTGTGGGTTCACATCCACCGCAGCTCCCGGTTGTGGCTGTTCCCGCGTTGCTTGCCGGATCCACCGGGTCCAGCGCCGACGGCCTGGGGCTCAACAACACCGGCGACACCCTGGTGCTGCGCAATGCGGCGGGGCATCTCATCGAGCGCATCGTGTACACGGCGCGACAGATTCCCGCGGCGGGATCGTTGGTCCGCTGGCCGATTCCGGAGGGCGACTGGGGCGCGCAATCAAACCTGGATGGCGGCCTGTTGGCGACCCCGGGGCTGCCGCCTGTTGGGGAGATTTGGGTTGCCGGGGGGGCGGTCCCAACCCTCGAACTGCGGGTTGACGTTGTGGATGGATTGCTCCGGCTCCAGTGGGCTTCGCACGAAGGGGCCGCGATTTGTGATCTCCATGCCGCAGCAAGTCCCGACGGACCCTGGGCCCGGCTTGCGGAGGGGTTGGAGGATTCAGAAATCACGTTGGAGCCCGGGGATGTCTCCCAGTTTTATCAAGTGCGTCTTCGGTGAACGCGCGAGGGCGGCGCAATGCCGGATCGGGCTTCTGCGCGACCCTGCCTCTTTCGATTGGTAGGGACGCGCTCCTGCGTGTCCGAAACTTCTCCCGTCGGGCGTGTGGAGTGACAGCGGGGATCGAGGGGAGGTCTTGGCGTCGGGTGCTTCCCGGCGTTCCCCGTCGCTGGCCCGCGAGCGCAGCGGAGTTGATCAGGGTCGCGGTGAAACACGCCCCTACCTCTGTCGATTGGTAGACCCGCTCCTCCACGTCCGAAACATATTCCGACGAGCGTGTGGAGTGACAGCGGGGATCGGGGGCAGCACTGGGGTGGTGGATCTTCCCGCGTTCCCGGTGGCGTTGTCCACGGGCGCCGGCGGCGTTGATCAGGGTTTCGGATGGAACGCGACCCTGCCCAATTGAGTGGGCGCGTCTTGCGGGTTTGGATGGGGTTCCTCAGGGTGTCGCCCGATGAGTTTGCTGCCCTTTGGAGATCTGCCTGTCCACACCCCGCGACGCTTTGTTCCGCCGGGGGTGGACCTGGGGGACTGGAGTGCCATTGAGCCGTTGTTTGATCGGCTGGAGGCCCGGGCCGCCGGGTGTCGGACCCTTCCGGAGTTCGAGCAATGGCTCCTGGACTGGGGGGAACTGGCCGCGGCGGTGGACGAGGAGGGGGCCCGTCGGTACATCGCCATGACCTGCCACACCGAGGATCCGGAGGCGGAGCGGGCCTACCTGAACTTCGTCGAGCACCTCGAGCCGGCGCTGAAGCCGCGGCGGTTCGCCCTGGCGCGCGCCTACCTGGCGCATCCGCAACGGGCATCGCTGCCCAAGGACCGCTACGGTGTGTTTGATCGCGACACCGCGCTGCTTGTGGAGCTTTATCGGGACGCCAACGTGCCGCTCGAGACCGCGGAGGCGCGGCTGGGGAACGATTACAACAAGCTGACCGGCTCGTTGACCGTCCAGTTCCGGGGTGAGGAGCGGACCCTGGTGGCGATGGGGCGCCATCAGGAGGAAACCGACCGGGCGCTG
This genomic stretch from Verrucomicrobiia bacterium harbors:
- a CDS encoding EVE domain-containing protein encodes the protein MAKQYWLVKQEPAAYPWSRFVAEGRTAWTGVRNFQARNNLRAMARGDAVLYYHSVTGKSVVGIARVERGAYPDPTAPGEDWSCVDLVPVKALTTPVPLDQLKADPITRSMALLRQSRLSVTPLTAAEFARVLELSGTR
- the speA gene encoding biosynthetic arginine decarboxylase, giving the protein MSDHPDPGSPPETWSIESARVLYNVHRWGAGYFDINDEGHVVAKPLQNGVEVDLVDVIEEARARGLKFPLLIRFQDILRHRVQALNEAFRASIAEFGYKGVYRGVFPIKVNQLREVVEEILEAGRPYHFGLEVGSKPELYAGMALQDQPGSLIICNGYKDTAFIKLALQGIKLGKSVILVVEKLEELRQIIAVSRQMNVEPMIGIRARLLSKGAGKWAESGGENAKFGLSTSELLAAADLLRRENLCGAFRLLHFHIGSQVPDILTVKKAVQEAARFYAKLQKLGFQIAYLDVGGGLGVDYDGSRSAFDSSTNYSLQEYTNDIVYYTADVCKAEGVPHPDIVSESGRALVAHHSVLIVEVFGAIDKTPPSLNFTYGDQEHQIVRELLDMRNNLARWNKLEAFHDALERKEDAHQMFTLGVLELADKAKIESLYWEICEQVVASFKGQAYVPEEIRRLEDSLGQQYLCNFSVFQSLLDHWALGQLFPIMPVSRLQERPTCEGTLVDITCDSDGQVNKFVDLRDVRDTLPLHELRHQAETQEPYPLGFFLMGAYQDIMGDLHNLFGRVNEVHVFLEPDEPAGYYVEEVIEGNTIIESLRAVQYDEGELKRQMKAQVDAAIRSDRLKPNEGMRLLDEYERGLKDYTYLSIP
- a CDS encoding lamin tail domain-containing protein; translation: MKTTCLPLLLLLVLPSSVATLPAAALEVFAAWDFNQVPGTPEDTNAPPPSVGVGAARPLGGVAAGLAAGDPTGSGGRGWNLSRFPAQGTGPLTAGARFAVSTAGWESLQLSFRHRFSARASAAVQVRVSGDGVAFVPALAYTAPGADRWHLVTVPLDAIPVAADTAGFVVEIVAAFAAGTNRYAAAGPSSTYATSGTWRFDDVELSGLRTWDPPGAPRVVVPPTGQSLVVGQALRLGVGISGAEPLAYQWQFDGVDLPGETGPVLERDAAVASDAGRYRVVVWNGLGDVVSDEVTVSVAPPPPHYVVMDCGALHARVIGPDFAWPGLEKPVRIEGIVTTHASLATAEHRLFFLQDATGGVAVWWRGAGAAGEALPEAGSRVRVVGPVVQTAGMLRVAPEVGNASHSVTVLETGLALPEPVEFDWDWGEDPVRLEALEGRRVRVSAVTLDVRTPLFPGRGANLTLTSVDTRRTVVLRVEGNTAGAWVDLAGQPKPVGAFTVTGVWAQSDTSRPYTTGYHLVPTRFADLIPDGRPPEVEWTVQLVDLQRRGDAQTNAFSEQVLRPGEGIRLQATFVEDQGAVAPSGEDLVPEGAVLDWGTPEVLEDGRHRLKAGLRWTATTAHAGRLHRIRIAAAGPGAVRRLNGSVYVPSAAEQGIVITEFFANPPVRPGAAGFNPLHREEWPPSDAALAGRIASWDEFVELVNLGTVPVDLGGWTLADATRTRAWMDPGAPTSRLPAGAALVWYGGPVGSHPPQLPVVAVPALLAGSTGSSADGLGLNNTGDTLVLRNAAGHLIERIVYTARQIPAAGSLVRWPIPEGDWGAQSNLDGGLLATPGLPPVGEIWVAGGAVPTLELRVDVVDGLLRLQWASHEGAAICDLHAAASPDGPWARLAEGLEDSEITLEPGDVSQFYQVRLR
- the queA gene encoding tRNA preQ1(34) S-adenosylmethionine ribosyltransferase-isomerase QueA, which codes for MFTSDFHFELPPDLIARRPAPERDQSRLMVLPRDGGPLQHRVFAELPALLRAGDLLVLNDSRVVPARLRGQREPGGGKFEVLLLEENGPGDWWVMLRPGKRVRPGSRLRFRSADGAPSPLAATVEAKNPEGWCRLRFEGVEDLRAALETHGEVPLPPYLHGGRPGNDPEDRTRYQTVYARHDGSVAAPTAGLHFTPALLDRIRGRGVTIAPLTLHVGHGTFAPVKTGRIADHVMHEERFTVSAETAEAWRRTRETGGRVIAVGTTCVRVLEHLARLNGGPVRAASGRTRIFLHPPAPFLAVDAMITNFHLPGSTLLMLVSAFAAPGETDRGRIRILDAYREAIRLRYRFYSYGDAMFIA